The Streptomyces sp. M92 nucleotide sequence CGTCGGTCCACCAGTGGGCCAGGTCCAGCCCGGCCCCGGCCAGTTCGGCACGCACCCCGTCCTGCCGGAACTTCGCGGACACCTCGGTGCGCAGCTCCTCCCCGGCCGCGAAGTCCACGGCCAGGTCGAGCGCCTGGACCTTGACCGTCTGCGCGGTGCGCGAGCGCAGCCGCATCTCGATCCACTCCCGTTCGGCGTTCCACAGCGCCACGTGCTCGAAGGCGGCGGGCGCGAAGTCGGCCGCCAGCTCCCGGTTGATCACGGACAGCACGTTCTTGTTGAACGCGGCCGTCACCCCGGCGGCGTCGTCGTACGCCCGCACCAGCACCCCTTCGTCCTTCACCAGGTCCGTGCCCAGCAGCAGGGCGTCGCCGGGGGAGAGCAGCTTCCGCACGGCGGTCAGGAACGCCGCGCGCTCTTCGGGGAGCAGGTTGCCGATGGTGCCGCCGAGGAACGCGACCAGCCGGGGGCCCGGTGTCTCGGGCAGCGTCAGCCCCGAGGTGAAGTCGGCGATCAGCGCGTGCACCTGGAGGTCCGGCCGCTCGGCGACGAGCGCCTGCCCGGCCTGGGTGAGGGCGCTCTCGCTGACGTCGACCGGCACGTAGCCGCGCAGCCCGGTCAGCGCGTCGAGCAGGAACCGCGTCTTCTCCGAGGAGCCCGAGCCCAGCTCCACCAGGGTGCGGGCGCCGGTCGCCGCGGCGATCTCGCCGGCCCGGCCGACGAGGATCTCCCGCTCGGCCCGGGTCGGGTAGTACTCGGGCAGCGCGGTGATCTCCTCGAACAGTTCGCTGCCGCGCGCGTCGTAGAACCACTTCGGCGGCAGCCACTTCGGTGCGCTCGTCAGCCCCGCCAGGACGTCGTCGCGCAGGGCGGCGTCGGTGGCGTCCTCGGGCAGCGTGCGGGTGAGACGGAACTGGCTCACGTGCGGGGCTCCTTAGGGGGGACGAAAGCGTCTGCGAGGGCGTCGCCGCCCGGGTCCTTCAGCGGGGCGAGCAGGACGTCCGTGCCGCTCGCCGAGAGCAGCGTGCGGTCGGGGACCTCCTGCCAGCGCGGGTCGTCGTCGTACGGCTCCGAGGCGACGACCGTGCCGCCGCCGGGCCGCGTCAGGTACCACAGGGTGTCGCCCCAGGTGGTGGCCGTGACGGTGGCGCCGTCGGTCAGCAGCAGGTTGAGCCGGGAGGCCGGGGCCGCGTCGGCGACCTCCGCCACCGTCTCGGCGAGCGCCCGGCCCGCGTCGTCCCCGGCGCGCAGCCGGGCCAGCACCAGCGCCCACACGAGCGCCGAGTCGTTGCGGGCCTCCAGCGCCAGCAGGTCGCCGGGCGGCAGCGACGACGCCACCGAGGTCAGCGTTCCGGGCCAGCCGGCCACGGCGCCGTTGTGGCTGAACAGCCAGGTCCCGGCGGCGAACGGGGCGGCCGCGGCCTCCGCGTCGGCGCCGGAGAGCGTCGCGTCCCGCACGGCGGCCAGCAGCGCGCCGGTCCGTACCACCCGGGCCAGGTCGGCGAAGGACTGGTCCGCCCAGATCGGTCCGGCCCGCCGGTACCGCGCCGGCACCGGGTCGCCCTCGGCGTACCAGCCGACGCCGAACCCGTCGGCGTTGACCGTGCCGTACCGCTGGTGCCGCGGCGCCCAGGACTGGCGGTACAGCCCGTGCGGCGGAGCCACCAGGAGCCGGGCGATCGGCTCCACCGGGCCCGCGTAGGCCAGGTGACGGCACATCAGGAGCCCTCCGCCGAACGGGCGGTGCGGAAGCCGGAGAAGATCTGCCGCCGGATCGGGTAGTCCCAGTTGCGGAAGGTGCCCCGGCAGGCCACCGCGTCCACCGCGAACGAACCGCCGCGCAGCACCTTGTAGTCGGGCCCGAAGAACACCTCCGAGTACTCCTTGTACGGGAACGCCCGGAAACCCGGGTACGGGGCGAAGTCGCTCGACGTCCACTCCCAGACGTCGCCGATCAACTGCCGCACGCCGAGCGGCGACTCACCGGCCGGATAGCTGCCGGCGGGCGCCGGACGCAGGTGCCGCTGGCCGAGGTTGGCGTGTTCCGGGCCGGGGTCGGCGTCGCCCCACGGGTAGCGCATCGCGCGGTCGCCCGCCGGGTCGTGCCGGGCGGCCTTCTCCCACTCGGCCTCGGTGGGCAGCCGCCGCCCGGCCCAGCGGGCGTAGGCGTCGGCCTCGTACCAGCACACGTGCACCACCGGCTCGTCGGCCGGCACCACCTCGGTGACGCCGAAGCGCCGCCGCAGCCACTGCCCGCCGTCCCGGCGCCAGAACAGCGGGGCGGTGACGGAGTGGCGGCGGATGTGGTCCCAGCCCTGAGGGGTCCACCAGCGCGGGTCGTCGTAGCCGCCGTCGTCGATGAACGCCTGGTACGCGCCGTTGGTCACCGGCGTGGTGTCGATGTGGAAGGACGCCACCTCGCGCCGGTGCGCGGGGCGTTCGTTGTCCAGCGCCCACGGCTCGGCCGACGTGCCCATCACGAACGGGCCGCCGGGCACCAGGACCTCCGCCGGGCCGGTGAACAGCGGCACCGGGTCCGGGTCCGGCGCGGTCAGAGCCTGTGGGCCCTTGCGGAGCTGGTGCGTGATCAGCATGGTCTCGTCGTGCTGCTGCTCGTGCTGGGCGATCATCCCGAAGGCGAAGCCGGACTCCGTCAGCCTCGTCCCGTGGAACGCGGTGGACTCCAGCACGTCCAGCGCCCGTCCGCGCACGTCGGCCGCGTACCGGCGGGCCTCATCGGGTGGGAGCAGGGGCAGTTTGGGCCGGTCGGCGCGCGGATGCTCGAAGGCGTCGTACAGGCTGTCTATCTCGGGGCGTATCGCCTCGTGCCCGGCGACGGCGCGCAGCAGCCACTGCTCCTCCTGGTTGCCGATGTGCGCCAGGTCCCACACCAGCGGGGACATCAGCGGCGACACCTGCGCGGTCAGGTCGGGACCCTCCACGCAGCTGGTCAGCAGCGTGGTGCGGTCGCGGGCGGTGACCAGCGTGGACAGGGCCCGCTCGCGCAGGCTCTCGGCGTCGACGGGGGGTACGGCGGTGGTGTCGGTGGCGGTGTCCATGGCGGGGTCGGTCATGGGCGGGTCTCCCTCCCGTGCGGGCCACGGCTCGCGCCGTCCGGCATCTCCAGCAGATCGTCGGCGGGGCAGCGGCCCCTGCGGACATAGCGCTCCAGGTACCCGGCCACGGCGGCCGTGATCGCGGGCGTGGCACCGATCCGGGGCAGGGCGCCGAGCGCCGCGGTGAAGCACGCGACGGCGGCCTCGCGCAGCTCCGGATCGGTGAGCGCGAGGCGGGCCGCGTCCTGGTACAGCGGGTTGTGCGGGGCGCACAGGCCGAGCGTGCGCTCCGCGAGCGGCTTCACCGCCCGGTAGGCGGTCTCGGCGGCCTCCGGGTCGTCGAACAGCGCCGCCGTCACGGCGAGCGGCACGATCCAGCCGTCGTCCCCGGGCTGCGCGTCGATCATGCGCAGTTCCAGATGGCCGCGCGGTCTGACGGGCGGGAACAGCGTGGTGAGGTGGTAGTCCAGATCCTCCCGCGTCGGCGCTCTGGGCGTCCGGTTCCGGGTCCACTCCCGGAAGGTCATGCCCTCCGGCACGTCCCAGGGCCCGCCGTCCCGGCGCACGCACATCACCGGCGCGTCCAGGACGTGCCGGGTCCAGGCGCGGCGGGGATCGGAGTCCAGCGCGGGGCCGCCGGCCCGCCCGGTGCCGATCTGGGTCCAGCGCAGCTGACGGGTGGACCGCCAGCCGGTGGGCCGGTCGCCGGCCAGCGGGGAGTTCGCGAACGCGGCCAGCAGGACCGCGCCCAGGTGATGGGCCAGCCACCAGCGGCGCACGTGCCCGAGCGGGCCGGGCTCCTCGTGCCCGGCGTCCAGGCACACCTGTACGGAGGCGGAGGTGCACATCATGAAGCGCCCGGCGGGGCCGGTGCGGTCGAGACAGGCTTCCATGGCGTCGTAGCGCGGCTGCCGCAGGAAGCGGCGGGGCGCCTGCCAGGGGTCGTGGCCGAGGCCGACGAGGGCGAGACCGTCCTCGCGCAGGACCGCGCGTACGGCGTCGAGGTCGGCACAGACGGCGCCGACGCACTCCGTCAGGGAGGCGGCGGGCAGCGAGCTGAGCTCCAGCTGGCCGCCCGGTTCGACGGTCAGCGCGGATCTGAGGGGCACGGTCCGCAGGGCGGCGTAGACCGCC carries:
- the egtC gene encoding ergothioneine biosynthesis protein EgtC, translated to MCRHLAYAGPVEPIARLLVAPPHGLYRQSWAPRHQRYGTVNADGFGVGWYAEGDPVPARYRRAGPIWADQSFADLARVVRTGALLAAVRDATLSGADAEAAAAPFAAGTWLFSHNGAVAGWPGTLTSVASSLPPGDLLALEARNDSALVWALVLARLRAGDDAGRALAETVAEVADAAPASRLNLLLTDGATVTATTWGDTLWYLTRPGGGTVVASEPYDDDPRWQEVPDRTLLSASGTDVLLAPLKDPGGDALADAFVPPKEPRT
- the egtA gene encoding ergothioneine biosynthesis glutamate--cysteine ligase EgtA, with the translated sequence MSEAVGGCIRPRTTVTEAEVEALVHGICFKTGPPRRLGVEVEWLVHDTHAPRLPVAPERLRAVYAALRTVPLRSALTVEPGGQLELSSLPAASLTECVGAVCADLDAVRAVLREDGLALVGLGHDPWQAPRRFLRQPRYDAMEACLDRTGPAGRFMMCTSASVQVCLDAGHEEPGPLGHVRRWWLAHHLGAVLLAAFANSPLAGDRPTGWRSTRQLRWTQIGTGRAGGPALDSDPRRAWTRHVLDAPVMCVRRDGGPWDVPEGMTFREWTRNRTPRAPTREDLDYHLTTLFPPVRPRGHLELRMIDAQPGDDGWIVPLAVTAALFDDPEAAETAYRAVKPLAERTLGLCAPHNPLYQDAARLALTDPELREAAVACFTAALGALPRIGATPAITAAVAGYLERYVRRGRCPADDLLEMPDGASRGPHGRETRP
- the egtD gene encoding L-histidine N(alpha)-methyltransferase, with the translated sequence MSQFRLTRTLPEDATDAALRDDVLAGLTSAPKWLPPKWFYDARGSELFEEITALPEYYPTRAEREILVGRAGEIAAATGARTLVELGSGSSEKTRFLLDALTGLRGYVPVDVSESALTQAGQALVAERPDLQVHALIADFTSGLTLPETPGPRLVAFLGGTIGNLLPEERAAFLTAVRKLLSPGDALLLGTDLVKDEGVLVRAYDDAAGVTAAFNKNVLSVINRELAADFAPAAFEHVALWNAEREWIEMRLRSRTAQTVKVQALDLAVDFAAGEELRTEVSAKFRQDGVRAELAGAGLDLAHWWTDGEDRFALSLSVVR
- the egtB gene encoding ergothioneine biosynthesis protein EgtB, coding for MTDPAMDTATDTTAVPPVDAESLRERALSTLVTARDRTTLLTSCVEGPDLTAQVSPLMSPLVWDLAHIGNQEEQWLLRAVAGHEAIRPEIDSLYDAFEHPRADRPKLPLLPPDEARRYAADVRGRALDVLESTAFHGTRLTESGFAFGMIAQHEQQHDETMLITHQLRKGPQALTAPDPDPVPLFTGPAEVLVPGGPFVMGTSAEPWALDNERPAHRREVASFHIDTTPVTNGAYQAFIDDGGYDDPRWWTPQGWDHIRRHSVTAPLFWRRDGGQWLRRRFGVTEVVPADEPVVHVCWYEADAYARWAGRRLPTEAEWEKAARHDPAGDRAMRYPWGDADPGPEHANLGQRHLRPAPAGSYPAGESPLGVRQLIGDVWEWTSSDFAPYPGFRAFPYKEYSEVFFGPDYKVLRGGSFAVDAVACRGTFRNWDYPIRRQIFSGFRTARSAEGS